From a single Athene noctua chromosome 2, bAthNoc1.hap1.1, whole genome shotgun sequence genomic region:
- the PDE7A gene encoding high affinity 3',5'-cyclic-AMP phosphodiesterase 7A isoform X2, translating to MGIALIWCLALILIKWITSKRRGAISYDSSDQTALYIRMLGDVRVRSRAGFETERRGSHPYIDFRIFHSNSEIEVSVSARNVRRLLSFQRYLRSSRFFRGITVPNSSNILDDDYNGQAKCMLEKVGNWNFDIFLFDRLTNGNSLVSLTFHLFNLHGLIEHFQLDTMKLRRFLVMVQEDYHSQNPYHNAVHAADVTQAMHCYLKEPKLSKSLTPWDVLLSLIAAATHDLDHPGVNQPFLIKTNHYLATLYKNTSVLENHHWRSAVGLLRESGLFAHMSLENRQLMESQIGDLILATDISQQNEYLSMFRSHLDRGDLCLENANHRHFILQMALKCADICNPCRTWELSKQWSEKVTEEFFHQGDIEKKYHLGVSPLCDRQTETIANIQIGFMTYLVEPLFGEWARFSNTRLSQTMLGHLGLNKASWKGVQREQSGSGDDVDPAFEEMDSDILPQEPRLS from the exons GAGATGTGCGAGTAAGAAGTCGGGCAGGATTTGAAACAGAGAGAAGAGGTTCTCATCCATACATTGATTTCCGTATTTTTCACT CAAATTCTGAAATCGAGGTGTCTGTGTCTGCGAGAAATGTGAGAAGGTTGCTTAGTTTCCAGCGATACCTGAGATCTTCCCGTTTTTTCCGTGGTATCACTGTTCCAAATTCTTCAAACATTTTAGATGATGATTATAATGGACAAGCAAAG tgtatGCTGGAGAAGGTTGGAAATTggaattttgatatttttctttttgatagacTGACAAATG GAAACAGTCTAGTCAGCTTAACCTTTCATCTGTTTAATCTTCATGGACTAATTGAACACTTCCAGTTAGATACGATGAAACTTCGTAGATTTTTGG TTATGGTTCAagaagattatcacagtcaaaaccCTTATCATAATGCAGTTCATGCTGCTGATGTGACTCAGGCCATGCACTGTTACTTAAAAGAGCCCAAG CTTTCCAAATCTTTAACTCCATGGGATGTTCTGCTCAGTTTAATAGCAGCTGCCACACATGATTTGGATCATCCAGGTGTTAACCAACCTTTCCTAATTAAAACAAACCATTACTTAGCAACTTTATATAAG AATACCTCAGTATTGGAGAACCATCACTGGAGATCAGCAGTGGGGTTGCTGAGAGAGTCTGGTTTATTTGCACATATGTCATTAGAAAACAG GCAGCTGATGGAAAGCCAGATAGGTGATCTCATTCTTGCCACAGACATCAGTCAGCAAAATGAGTATCTGTCCATGTTTCGATCCCATTTGGATAGAGGAGACCTATGTTTAGAGAATGCGAACCATCGTCACTTCATTTTACAG ATGGCTTTGAAGTGCGCTGATATTTGTAATCCGTGTCGGACGTGGGAGCTGAGTAAGCAGTGGAGTGAAAAAGTAACAGAGGAGTTCTTCCATCAAG gagatattgaaaaaaaatatcacttggGTGTGAGCCCACTTTGTGACCGACAGACGGAAACTATTGCCAACATCCAGATTG GTTTTATGACCTACTTAGTGGAGCCACTGTTTGGGGAATGGGCCCGGTTCTCAAATACCAGGCTGTCGCAGACGATGCTTGGCCACCTGGGACTGAACAAGGCTAGCTGGAAGGGAGTGCAGAGGGAACAGTCCGGCAGTGGTGATGATGTTGACCCCGCTTTTGAGGAAATGGACTCAGACATATTACCTCAGGAACCTCGATTGTCCTGA
- the PDE7A gene encoding high affinity 3',5'-cyclic-AMP phosphodiesterase 7A isoform X3, whose translation MGIALIWCLALILIKWITSKRRGAISYDSSDQTALYIRMLANSEIEVSVSARNVRRLLSFQRYLRSSRFFRGITVPNSSNILDDDYNGQAKCMLEKVGNWNFDIFLFDRLTNGNSLVSLTFHLFNLHGLIEHFQLDTMKLRRFLVMVQEDYHSQNPYHNAVHAADVTQAMHCYLKEPKLSKSLTPWDVLLSLIAAATHDLDHPGVNQPFLIKTNHYLATLYKNTSVLENHHWRSAVGLLRESGLFAHMSLENRQLMESQIGDLILATDISQQNEYLSMFRSHLDRGDLCLENANHRHFILQMALKCADICNPCRTWELSKQWSEKVTEEFFHQGDIEKKYHLGVSPLCDRQTETIANIQIGFMTYLVEPLFGEWARFSNTRLSQTMLGHLGLNKASWKGVQREQSGSGDDVDPAFEEMDSDILPQEPRLS comes from the exons CAAATTCTGAAATCGAGGTGTCTGTGTCTGCGAGAAATGTGAGAAGGTTGCTTAGTTTCCAGCGATACCTGAGATCTTCCCGTTTTTTCCGTGGTATCACTGTTCCAAATTCTTCAAACATTTTAGATGATGATTATAATGGACAAGCAAAG tgtatGCTGGAGAAGGTTGGAAATTggaattttgatatttttctttttgatagacTGACAAATG GAAACAGTCTAGTCAGCTTAACCTTTCATCTGTTTAATCTTCATGGACTAATTGAACACTTCCAGTTAGATACGATGAAACTTCGTAGATTTTTGG TTATGGTTCAagaagattatcacagtcaaaaccCTTATCATAATGCAGTTCATGCTGCTGATGTGACTCAGGCCATGCACTGTTACTTAAAAGAGCCCAAG CTTTCCAAATCTTTAACTCCATGGGATGTTCTGCTCAGTTTAATAGCAGCTGCCACACATGATTTGGATCATCCAGGTGTTAACCAACCTTTCCTAATTAAAACAAACCATTACTTAGCAACTTTATATAAG AATACCTCAGTATTGGAGAACCATCACTGGAGATCAGCAGTGGGGTTGCTGAGAGAGTCTGGTTTATTTGCACATATGTCATTAGAAAACAG GCAGCTGATGGAAAGCCAGATAGGTGATCTCATTCTTGCCACAGACATCAGTCAGCAAAATGAGTATCTGTCCATGTTTCGATCCCATTTGGATAGAGGAGACCTATGTTTAGAGAATGCGAACCATCGTCACTTCATTTTACAG ATGGCTTTGAAGTGCGCTGATATTTGTAATCCGTGTCGGACGTGGGAGCTGAGTAAGCAGTGGAGTGAAAAAGTAACAGAGGAGTTCTTCCATCAAG gagatattgaaaaaaaatatcacttggGTGTGAGCCCACTTTGTGACCGACAGACGGAAACTATTGCCAACATCCAGATTG GTTTTATGACCTACTTAGTGGAGCCACTGTTTGGGGAATGGGCCCGGTTCTCAAATACCAGGCTGTCGCAGACGATGCTTGGCCACCTGGGACTGAACAAGGCTAGCTGGAAGGGAGTGCAGAGGGAACAGTCCGGCAGTGGTGATGATGTTGACCCCGCTTTTGAGGAAATGGACTCAGACATATTACCTCAGGAACCTCGATTGTCCTGA